A window of Mustelus asterias chromosome 15, sMusAst1.hap1.1, whole genome shotgun sequence contains these coding sequences:
- the gje1a gene encoding gap junction epsilon-1 protein isoform X2 → MSLNYIRNFYEGCLRPPTVIGQFHTLFFGSVRMFFLGVLGFAVYGNEALHFSCDPDRRELNLFCYNQFRPITPQVFWALQLVSVLVPGAVFHLHAACRSIDQEVILQRPAFTVFYIISVLSRIILETVAFWLQSHLFGFQVHPIFRCNATSLDKHFNITKCMVPEHFEKTIFLSAMYTFTAITVLLCVAEVFEILCRRLGYMSSS, encoded by the exons ATGTCTTTAAATTATATCAGAAATTTCTATGAAGGATGT CTGAGGCCTCCGACAGTGATTGGCCAGTTCCACACCCTGTTCTTTGGTTCGGTGCGGATGTTCTTCCTGGGTGTGTTGGGATTCGCTGTCTATGGAAATGAAGCTTTGCATTTCAGCTGTGACCCAGACAGGCGAGAGTTAAACCTCTTCTGTTACAATCAGTTCCGGCCTATCACCCCACAG GTGTTTTGGGCTTTACAGTTGGTCTCCGTCTTAGTTCCTGGAGCAGTGTTTCATCTCCACGCTGCCTGTCGCAGTATTGACCAAGAAGTGATCCTGCAGAGACCTGCCTTCACTGTCTTCTACATAATTTCTGTCCTGTCCAGAATCATCTTGGAGACCGTGGCCTTTTGGCTCCAGAGTCACCTGTTTGGCTTCCAGGTTCATCCAATCTTCCGCTGCAACGCCACGTCCCTCGATAAGCATTTCAACATCACCAAGTGCATGGTGCCCGAGCACTTTGAGAAGACCATTTTCCTCAGTGCCATGTACACCTTCACTGCCATCACGGTGCTGCTGTGTGTTGCCGAGGTCTTCGAGATCCTGTGCAGGAGGCTGGGCTATATGTCCAGCTCATAA
- the gje1a gene encoding gap junction epsilon-1 protein isoform X1, with translation MLFLLLSHRMRRGEGGQWAAANTSPGLGLLRPPTVIGQFHTLFFGSVRMFFLGVLGFAVYGNEALHFSCDPDRRELNLFCYNQFRPITPQVFWALQLVSVLVPGAVFHLHAACRSIDQEVILQRPAFTVFYIISVLSRIILETVAFWLQSHLFGFQVHPIFRCNATSLDKHFNITKCMVPEHFEKTIFLSAMYTFTAITVLLCVAEVFEILCRRLGYMSSS, from the exons ATGCTGTTTTTGCTGCTCTCACACAGGATGAGGAGAGGTGAAGGAGGTCAATGGGCAGCCGCCAACACTTCGCCAGGACTGGGTTTG CTGAGGCCTCCGACAGTGATTGGCCAGTTCCACACCCTGTTCTTTGGTTCGGTGCGGATGTTCTTCCTGGGTGTGTTGGGATTCGCTGTCTATGGAAATGAAGCTTTGCATTTCAGCTGTGACCCAGACAGGCGAGAGTTAAACCTCTTCTGTTACAATCAGTTCCGGCCTATCACCCCACAG GTGTTTTGGGCTTTACAGTTGGTCTCCGTCTTAGTTCCTGGAGCAGTGTTTCATCTCCACGCTGCCTGTCGCAGTATTGACCAAGAAGTGATCCTGCAGAGACCTGCCTTCACTGTCTTCTACATAATTTCTGTCCTGTCCAGAATCATCTTGGAGACCGTGGCCTTTTGGCTCCAGAGTCACCTGTTTGGCTTCCAGGTTCATCCAATCTTCCGCTGCAACGCCACGTCCCTCGATAAGCATTTCAACATCACCAAGTGCATGGTGCCCGAGCACTTTGAGAAGACCATTTTCCTCAGTGCCATGTACACCTTCACTGCCATCACGGTGCTGCTGTGTGTTGCCGAGGTCTTCGAGATCCTGTGCAGGAGGCTGGGCTATATGTCCAGCTCATAA